A region of the Methanobrevibacter ruminantium M1 genome:
CAAACTTAAAGTCGACTCCTGCCTTTTCCTTAGCTTCAATTATTTCCTTATAGAAAAGTGCAAGGTGTCCCTTATTTGAGGTTACAACATCCTTTCCATCTGCAAATGCCTTCAATGTCAAGGATTTTGCAGGCTCTGCATCTACAATATTGGTTGGAGTTGCTTCAATGAGTACGTCATAGTCAACTGCATCTAAAATGTCAATTCCAGAGATGTCGCTTCCATATTCAGGATAGTTTGCTAATTTGCCAGTTTCCTCTTTAGTCTTAAGGAGCAATTCCTCATCCAAACCGTCTTGGCATATTGCAGAGCTGGATGAATCACCAGCTGCAACTACTTTTAGGCTTATGCCAAACTTCTCATTGATCATTTCCTTTTTCATGGATATTGCACGTGCAACACCTTGGCCTACAGCGCCAAAACCGATTAATACAAGTTTACATTCATCCATAATATTCCTCCTTAGACCTCATCAATCACTAAAAAGTCCTTCTCTTTAGCAATTTCCATAACCTTATCATAGGCTATTTCCCTTTTTCCTAAATCAAGCTCGATTGTAAGCAGTGCAGTTGATTTGAGTTCGCCATCTAATTTTAATTGTAAATCACTTACGACAAGTCCTTCCACAGCGTTGATCTTATCGACGGTGTCTCTTAAGTCAGTGTCTATGATATGTCCGTAAAGGATAGTGCTTAGCTTTTCCTTCTTGATTGTATCATCCACTTCTATAA
Encoded here:
- a CDS encoding amino acid-binding protein; the protein is MRMNLILEILDVPGQLVSILGPIGELGANLVTIVHKREIRTEEGKVPVQIALEGERENLQAVVDKFKEMGVNLIEVDDTIKKEKLSTILYGHIIDTDLRDTVDKINAVEGLVVSDLQLKLDGELKSTALLTIELDLGKREIAYDKVMEIAKEKDFLVIDEV